In a genomic window of Physeter macrocephalus isolate SW-GA chromosome 14, ASM283717v5, whole genome shotgun sequence:
- the LOC102994623 gene encoding uncharacterized protein isoform X2, with the protein MQMVMLMLMQMLMLMKMLMLMQMLMLMLMKMLMLMQMVMLMLMQMVMLMLMLMKMQMLMQMLMLMLMKMQMLMQMLMLMQMLMLMLMLMKMQMVMQMVMLMLMQMLMLMKMLMLMQMLMLMLMKMLMLMQMVMLMLMQMVMLMLMKMLMLMLKLAVASNSWGSPGSSLYLWVISLHGHRLEVVSD; encoded by the coding sequence ATGCagatggtgatgctgatgctgatgcaaatgctgatgctgatgaagatgctgatgctgatgcagatgctgatgctgatgctgatgaagatgctgatgctgatgcagatggtgatgctgatgctgatgcagatggtgatgctgatgctgatgctgatgaagATGCAGATGCTGATGcagatgctgatgctgatgctgatgaagATGCAGATGCTGATGcagatgctgatgctgatgcagatgctgatgctgatgctgatgctgatgaagATGCAGATGGTGATGCagatggtgatgctgatgctgatgcaaatgctgatgctgatgaagatgctgatgctgatgcagatgctgatgctgatgctgatgaagatgctgatgctgatgcagatggtgatgctgatgctgatgcagatggtgatgctgatgctgatgaagATGCTGATGCTTATGCTGAAGCTGGCTGTGGCTTCAAACAGCTGGGGCTCCCCAGGCAGCTCTCTCTAT